A single genomic interval of Anopheles darlingi chromosome X, idAnoDarlMG_H_01, whole genome shotgun sequence harbors:
- the LOC125949483 gene encoding probable serine/threonine-protein kinase yakA isoform X3 — protein sequence MEYDFSSGNFFPQNSKSKQQQQQQQQQQQQQQHQQQQLQQQQHTQAITKHLTQKDDSHLHSPHHQDHGSLGEIEVILVQQHKQDALSVIIHPQESMQQLNMCLGSQNPGSVDSMMSSDFQTLSPMHDRDSPVSLSTSTSYATLTPLQPLPPISTMSDKFAYSLGGNICEAFPGINSGSVGVNIEINSCYNLEKLGVIHSPVHLSAVQELSPTGASGGSVGGSGGDGGDQVVHQEHPHLQHAPDKGAAAAAAAAAGGHVVLKDVKLPDHLVVVDKHDDDERKHECILVRASPLPPSLGTVDDRFLSSAASVATTAGGGGSKPEQQQQQLVVVRHPKDDSDQYGGSASVQYLDGQVQANGAEVMLHGGTGSNGTGPGGGGGDDGGGDGGRGSSGGSSAGGSGQKDHHQQQQQQHHHQQQQQHQHHQHHQQQQQQHQHHHVFLSKSFSSKSNISDLNLCKDIVMDDVYDDGELEHVKMEEKKLEESCNQQLTNGGGSGGGGGGTGGIGVGGGSGAAGAGSKGGCGTLGDVGCINGDIEEINTKELAHRISSELKRYSIPQAIFAQRVLCRSQGTLSDLLRNPKPWSKLKSGRETFRRMYKWIQEPEYQRMSALRLAATQSAKPVNSKKPEEPETHVMMGHTKKPRLVFTDLQRRTLQAIFKETKRPSKEMQVTIARQLGLEPTTVGNFFMNARRRSMDKWKDESSMKGRSSSENAILEHLKDDSSDENLGYDSAFGSGEGPLEHNYQQHVLN from the exons ATGGAATATGACTTCAG TAGTGGAAACTTTTTTCCCCAGAACTCCAAgtcgaaacagcagcagcagcagcagcaacagcaacagcagcagcagcagcatcaacagcagcagctgcagcagcagcaacacacgcaGGCAATCACTAAGCATCTAACGCAAAAGGATGACAGTCACTTGCACAGCCCGCACCACCAGGACCATGGGTCGCTCGGCGAGATCGAGGTGAttctggtgcagcagcacaaacaggACGCACTGTCGGTGATCATCCATCCGCAGGAGAGCATGCAGCAGCTGAACATGTGCCTGGGCAGCCAGAACCCGGGCTCGGTCGACTCGATGATGTCGTCCGACTTTCAGACGCTGTCACCGATGCACGATCGGGACTCGCCGGTCAGCCTCAGCACCAGTACGTCGTACGCGACGCTGACGCCGCTGCAACCGCTGCCCCCGATCTCGACGATGTCGGACAAGTTCGCGTACTCGCTCGGTGGCAACATCTGCGAGGCGTTCCCGGGTATCAACAGCGGTTCGGTCGGTGTCAACATTGAGATCAACTCGTGCTACAACCTGGAGAAGCTCGGCGTCATCCACTCGCCGGTGCACCTGAGCGCGGTCCAGGAGCTGTCACCGACGGGTGCGAGCGGTGGCAGcgttggtggcagtggcggtgacggtggcgaccAGGTGGTGCACCAGGAGCACCCCCATCTGCAGCACGCACCCGacaagggagcagcagcagcagcagcagcagcagcaggcgggcACGTCGTCCTGAAGGACGTCAAGCTGCCGGACCATCTCGTCGTGGTCGACaagcacgatgacgacgagcggAAACACGAGTGCATTCTAGTTCGTGCCTCGCCGCTGCCCCCCAGCCTGGGCACGGTGGACGATCGATTTCTCAGCTCGGCGGCGTCGGTAGCGACGACcgccggcggcggtggtagtaaaccggagcagcagcagcagcagctggtggtggtgcggcacCCGAAGGACGACAGCGACCAGTACGGAGGCAGTGCGTCCGTGCAGTACCTGGATGGTCAGGTGCAGGCGAACGGTGCCGAGGTGATGCTGCAtggcggcaccggcagcaatggCACCgggccgggtggtggtggtggtgacgacggtggcggcgacggcgggaGAGGAAGCAGCGGGGGAAGCAGCGCTGGTGGTAGCGGTCAAAAggaccatcaccaacagcagcagcagcagcatcatcaccagcagcagcagcaacaccagcatcaccagcatcaccagcagcagcagcagcagcaccagcatcatcatgtaTTTCTTAGCAAGTCTTTCAgttcaaaatcaaacataaGCGACCTTAATCTGTGCAAAGACATTGTTATGGACGACGTGTACGACGATGGCGAGCTCGAGCACGTCAagatggaggagaagaagctagAGGAATCTTGCAATCAGCAGCTGACCAATGGAGGCGGAAgcgggggtggcggtggcggaaccGGGGGCATCGGTGTCGGGGGCGGCAGCGGGGCCGCTGGCGCCGGCAGTAAAGGCGGCTGTGGGACGCTCGGGGACGTCGGCTGTATAAACGGGGACATCGAGGAGATCAACACCAAGGAGCTGGCGCACCGGATCAGCTCGGAGCTGAAGCGGTACAGCATCCCGCAGGCGATCTTCGCCCAGCGGGTACTGTGCCGGTCGCAGGGCACACTCTCCGATCTGCTCCGGAACCCGAAGCCCTGGTCGAAGCTAAAGTCGGGCCGGGAAACCTTTCGCCGGATGTACAAATGGATACAGGAGCCGGAATATCAGCGAATGTCGGCCCTCAGGCTCGCAG CTACTCAATCGGCGAAACCAG TTAACTCTAAGAAGCCCGAGGAACCGGAAACTCACGTCATGATGGGTCACACGAAGAAGCCTCGGCTAGTGTTTACAGATCTGCAGAGAAGGACCCTACAGGCAATTTTCAAA GAAACTAAGCGGCCTTCCAAGGAAATGCAAGTTACTATCGCACGTCAGCTAGGACTGGAGCCAACGACGGTCGGTAACTTCTTCATGAATGCGCGGCGACGCTCGATGGACAAATGGAAGGACGAGTCCTCGATGAAGGGCCGAAGCAGTAGTGAAAACGCTATACTAGAGCACCTGAAGGACGATTCGTCCGACGAGAATCTGGGCTACGATAGTGCGTTCGGCTCTGGCGAGGGCCCGCTCGAGCACAACTATCAGCAGCACGTTCTCAACTaa
- the LOC125949483 gene encoding probable serine/threonine-protein kinase yakA isoform X2 — MEQCNNDRPCVISSGNFFPQNSKSKQQQQQQQQQQQQQQHQQQQLQQQQHTQAITKHLTQKDDSHLHSPHHQDHGSLGEIEVILVQQHKQDALSVIIHPQESMQQLNMCLGSQNPGSVDSMMSSDFQTLSPMHDRDSPVSLSTSTSYATLTPLQPLPPISTMSDKFAYSLGGNICEAFPGINSGSVGVNIEINSCYNLEKLGVIHSPVHLSAVQELSPTGASGGSVGGSGGDGGDQVVHQEHPHLQHAPDKGAAAAAAAAAGGHVVLKDVKLPDHLVVVDKHDDDERKHECILVRASPLPPSLGTVDDRFLSSAASVATTAGGGGSKPEQQQQQLVVVRHPKDDSDQYGGSASVQYLDGQVQANGAEVMLHGGTGSNGTGPGGGGGDDGGGDGGRGSSGGSSAGGSGQKDHHQQQQQQHHHQQQQQHQHHQHHQQQQQQHQHHHVFLSKSFSSKSNISDLNLCKDIVMDDVYDDGELEHVKMEEKKLEESCNQQLTNGGGSGGGGGGTGGIGVGGGSGAAGAGSKGGCGTLGDVGCINGDIEEINTKELAHRISSELKRYSIPQAIFAQRVLCRSQGTLSDLLRNPKPWSKLKSGRETFRRMYKWIQEPEYQRMSALRLAVNSKKPEEPETHVMMGHTKKPRLVFTDLQRRTLQAIFKETKRPSKEMQVTIARQLGLEPTTVGNFFMNARRRSMDKWKDESSMKGRSSSENAILEHLKDDSSDENLGYDSAFGSGEGPLEHNYQQHVLN; from the exons ATGGAGCAATGCAATAACGATCGTCCTTGTGTTATCAGTAGTGGAAACTTTTTTCCCCAGAACTCCAAgtcgaaacagcagcagcagcagcagcaacagcaacagcagcagcagcagcatcaacagcagcagctgcagcagcagcaacacacgcaGGCAATCACTAAGCATCTAACGCAAAAGGATGACAGTCACTTGCACAGCCCGCACCACCAGGACCATGGGTCGCTCGGCGAGATCGAGGTGAttctggtgcagcagcacaaacaggACGCACTGTCGGTGATCATCCATCCGCAGGAGAGCATGCAGCAGCTGAACATGTGCCTGGGCAGCCAGAACCCGGGCTCGGTCGACTCGATGATGTCGTCCGACTTTCAGACGCTGTCACCGATGCACGATCGGGACTCGCCGGTCAGCCTCAGCACCAGTACGTCGTACGCGACGCTGACGCCGCTGCAACCGCTGCCCCCGATCTCGACGATGTCGGACAAGTTCGCGTACTCGCTCGGTGGCAACATCTGCGAGGCGTTCCCGGGTATCAACAGCGGTTCGGTCGGTGTCAACATTGAGATCAACTCGTGCTACAACCTGGAGAAGCTCGGCGTCATCCACTCGCCGGTGCACCTGAGCGCGGTCCAGGAGCTGTCACCGACGGGTGCGAGCGGTGGCAGcgttggtggcagtggcggtgacggtggcgaccAGGTGGTGCACCAGGAGCACCCCCATCTGCAGCACGCACCCGacaagggagcagcagcagcagcagcagcagcagcaggcgggcACGTCGTCCTGAAGGACGTCAAGCTGCCGGACCATCTCGTCGTGGTCGACaagcacgatgacgacgagcggAAACACGAGTGCATTCTAGTTCGTGCCTCGCCGCTGCCCCCCAGCCTGGGCACGGTGGACGATCGATTTCTCAGCTCGGCGGCGTCGGTAGCGACGACcgccggcggcggtggtagtaaaccggagcagcagcagcagcagctggtggtggtgcggcacCCGAAGGACGACAGCGACCAGTACGGAGGCAGTGCGTCCGTGCAGTACCTGGATGGTCAGGTGCAGGCGAACGGTGCCGAGGTGATGCTGCAtggcggcaccggcagcaatggCACCgggccgggtggtggtggtggtgacgacggtggcggcgacggcgggaGAGGAAGCAGCGGGGGAAGCAGCGCTGGTGGTAGCGGTCAAAAggaccatcaccaacagcagcagcagcagcatcatcaccagcagcagcagcaacaccagcatcaccagcatcaccagcagcagcagcagcagcaccagcatcatcatgtaTTTCTTAGCAAGTCTTTCAgttcaaaatcaaacataaGCGACCTTAATCTGTGCAAAGACATTGTTATGGACGACGTGTACGACGATGGCGAGCTCGAGCACGTCAagatggaggagaagaagctagAGGAATCTTGCAATCAGCAGCTGACCAATGGAGGCGGAAgcgggggtggcggtggcggaaccGGGGGCATCGGTGTCGGGGGCGGCAGCGGGGCCGCTGGCGCCGGCAGTAAAGGCGGCTGTGGGACGCTCGGGGACGTCGGCTGTATAAACGGGGACATCGAGGAGATCAACACCAAGGAGCTGGCGCACCGGATCAGCTCGGAGCTGAAGCGGTACAGCATCCCGCAGGCGATCTTCGCCCAGCGGGTACTGTGCCGGTCGCAGGGCACACTCTCCGATCTGCTCCGGAACCCGAAGCCCTGGTCGAAGCTAAAGTCGGGCCGGGAAACCTTTCGCCGGATGTACAAATGGATACAGGAGCCGGAATATCAGCGAATGTCGGCCCTCAGGCTCGCAG TTAACTCTAAGAAGCCCGAGGAACCGGAAACTCACGTCATGATGGGTCACACGAAGAAGCCTCGGCTAGTGTTTACAGATCTGCAGAGAAGGACCCTACAGGCAATTTTCAAA GAAACTAAGCGGCCTTCCAAGGAAATGCAAGTTACTATCGCACGTCAGCTAGGACTGGAGCCAACGACGGTCGGTAACTTCTTCATGAATGCGCGGCGACGCTCGATGGACAAATGGAAGGACGAGTCCTCGATGAAGGGCCGAAGCAGTAGTGAAAACGCTATACTAGAGCACCTGAAGGACGATTCGTCCGACGAGAATCTGGGCTACGATAGTGCGTTCGGCTCTGGCGAGGGCCCGCTCGAGCACAACTATCAGCAGCACGTTCTCAACTaa
- the LOC125949483 gene encoding probable serine/threonine-protein kinase yakA isoform X1: MEQCNNDRPCVISSGNFFPQNSKSKQQQQQQQQQQQQQQHQQQQLQQQQHTQAITKHLTQKDDSHLHSPHHQDHGSLGEIEVILVQQHKQDALSVIIHPQESMQQLNMCLGSQNPGSVDSMMSSDFQTLSPMHDRDSPVSLSTSTSYATLTPLQPLPPISTMSDKFAYSLGGNICEAFPGINSGSVGVNIEINSCYNLEKLGVIHSPVHLSAVQELSPTGASGGSVGGSGGDGGDQVVHQEHPHLQHAPDKGAAAAAAAAAGGHVVLKDVKLPDHLVVVDKHDDDERKHECILVRASPLPPSLGTVDDRFLSSAASVATTAGGGGSKPEQQQQQLVVVRHPKDDSDQYGGSASVQYLDGQVQANGAEVMLHGGTGSNGTGPGGGGGDDGGGDGGRGSSGGSSAGGSGQKDHHQQQQQQHHHQQQQQHQHHQHHQQQQQQHQHHHVFLSKSFSSKSNISDLNLCKDIVMDDVYDDGELEHVKMEEKKLEESCNQQLTNGGGSGGGGGGTGGIGVGGGSGAAGAGSKGGCGTLGDVGCINGDIEEINTKELAHRISSELKRYSIPQAIFAQRVLCRSQGTLSDLLRNPKPWSKLKSGRETFRRMYKWIQEPEYQRMSALRLAATQSAKPVNSKKPEEPETHVMMGHTKKPRLVFTDLQRRTLQAIFKETKRPSKEMQVTIARQLGLEPTTVGNFFMNARRRSMDKWKDESSMKGRSSSENAILEHLKDDSSDENLGYDSAFGSGEGPLEHNYQQHVLN; this comes from the exons ATGGAGCAATGCAATAACGATCGTCCTTGTGTTATCAGTAGTGGAAACTTTTTTCCCCAGAACTCCAAgtcgaaacagcagcagcagcagcagcaacagcaacagcagcagcagcagcatcaacagcagcagctgcagcagcagcaacacacgcaGGCAATCACTAAGCATCTAACGCAAAAGGATGACAGTCACTTGCACAGCCCGCACCACCAGGACCATGGGTCGCTCGGCGAGATCGAGGTGAttctggtgcagcagcacaaacaggACGCACTGTCGGTGATCATCCATCCGCAGGAGAGCATGCAGCAGCTGAACATGTGCCTGGGCAGCCAGAACCCGGGCTCGGTCGACTCGATGATGTCGTCCGACTTTCAGACGCTGTCACCGATGCACGATCGGGACTCGCCGGTCAGCCTCAGCACCAGTACGTCGTACGCGACGCTGACGCCGCTGCAACCGCTGCCCCCGATCTCGACGATGTCGGACAAGTTCGCGTACTCGCTCGGTGGCAACATCTGCGAGGCGTTCCCGGGTATCAACAGCGGTTCGGTCGGTGTCAACATTGAGATCAACTCGTGCTACAACCTGGAGAAGCTCGGCGTCATCCACTCGCCGGTGCACCTGAGCGCGGTCCAGGAGCTGTCACCGACGGGTGCGAGCGGTGGCAGcgttggtggcagtggcggtgacggtggcgaccAGGTGGTGCACCAGGAGCACCCCCATCTGCAGCACGCACCCGacaagggagcagcagcagcagcagcagcagcagcaggcgggcACGTCGTCCTGAAGGACGTCAAGCTGCCGGACCATCTCGTCGTGGTCGACaagcacgatgacgacgagcggAAACACGAGTGCATTCTAGTTCGTGCCTCGCCGCTGCCCCCCAGCCTGGGCACGGTGGACGATCGATTTCTCAGCTCGGCGGCGTCGGTAGCGACGACcgccggcggcggtggtagtaaaccggagcagcagcagcagcagctggtggtggtgcggcacCCGAAGGACGACAGCGACCAGTACGGAGGCAGTGCGTCCGTGCAGTACCTGGATGGTCAGGTGCAGGCGAACGGTGCCGAGGTGATGCTGCAtggcggcaccggcagcaatggCACCgggccgggtggtggtggtggtgacgacggtggcggcgacggcgggaGAGGAAGCAGCGGGGGAAGCAGCGCTGGTGGTAGCGGTCAAAAggaccatcaccaacagcagcagcagcagcatcatcaccagcagcagcagcaacaccagcatcaccagcatcaccagcagcagcagcagcagcaccagcatcatcatgtaTTTCTTAGCAAGTCTTTCAgttcaaaatcaaacataaGCGACCTTAATCTGTGCAAAGACATTGTTATGGACGACGTGTACGACGATGGCGAGCTCGAGCACGTCAagatggaggagaagaagctagAGGAATCTTGCAATCAGCAGCTGACCAATGGAGGCGGAAgcgggggtggcggtggcggaaccGGGGGCATCGGTGTCGGGGGCGGCAGCGGGGCCGCTGGCGCCGGCAGTAAAGGCGGCTGTGGGACGCTCGGGGACGTCGGCTGTATAAACGGGGACATCGAGGAGATCAACACCAAGGAGCTGGCGCACCGGATCAGCTCGGAGCTGAAGCGGTACAGCATCCCGCAGGCGATCTTCGCCCAGCGGGTACTGTGCCGGTCGCAGGGCACACTCTCCGATCTGCTCCGGAACCCGAAGCCCTGGTCGAAGCTAAAGTCGGGCCGGGAAACCTTTCGCCGGATGTACAAATGGATACAGGAGCCGGAATATCAGCGAATGTCGGCCCTCAGGCTCGCAG CTACTCAATCGGCGAAACCAG TTAACTCTAAGAAGCCCGAGGAACCGGAAACTCACGTCATGATGGGTCACACGAAGAAGCCTCGGCTAGTGTTTACAGATCTGCAGAGAAGGACCCTACAGGCAATTTTCAAA GAAACTAAGCGGCCTTCCAAGGAAATGCAAGTTACTATCGCACGTCAGCTAGGACTGGAGCCAACGACGGTCGGTAACTTCTTCATGAATGCGCGGCGACGCTCGATGGACAAATGGAAGGACGAGTCCTCGATGAAGGGCCGAAGCAGTAGTGAAAACGCTATACTAGAGCACCTGAAGGACGATTCGTCCGACGAGAATCTGGGCTACGATAGTGCGTTCGGCTCTGGCGAGGGCCCGCTCGAGCACAACTATCAGCAGCACGTTCTCAACTaa